In Oryzias latipes chromosome 15, ASM223467v1, the sequence GAAAAGGAGAATCGATCAATGCTCAAGAAACccatttttgatttgtttgtctgtttttaacgGATGACAGAAACTGCAACAGTCCTGTGGATCTATAATATTCAACAGTAAATACTGAAAAAGGAAGAACCAGAATCTGCAAAACTGACTGAAATTCTAGATCAATTTAAtgtctaaaacaaaacaaaacaaacagtagAAAGAATGAATATAATGGAGGCTTACTCTTCTGGTGTGATGTGAGTTACAGTACGGAGGCAGTTGTCCTCTGAGAAGCTGTGTTCGTGGAACAGCACCCACTCAGGCAGGCCCCGCTTAGGGCTTTTGGCTCCATAGCCAGAGAGGGGATGGATCTGTGCCACATGCTTGTTcgtcaaaataaaatagtttccGGACCCGTCTACATCCCGTGCCAccttaggaaaaaaaatagtttaagaaGTCAAACTCCAGAGATTAAATGATCGAACATATTCTGGAATTTTTGAAGTCCAGACATCGTCAAAGTTCCTTCCACAAAAATGCTGCACTGGATGAAACTTCTGACCTGCATGAAGAAACCGGCGAGCAGCGCAGTCTTCACGTTCAGGGTGTTGCTTCGAGATCCAAAGGCGGGTACCGAGATAGGCAGCTCGATCCTCTTCAGAGTGTCTGTCAGCTCAGCATGGAGGGCGTCGGCCATCAGCAGAGCCGTGTGGCTCAGGAAGAAATCCTGACACCACTTTTCTTCGTTAGAGTCTAGCAGAGGACTCAAGTATGTTATATGATAAATTGACTGACACagttactttgttttttagttaTAGAGCAGGCTTTTGGAACCTACATGGATCCTGCTGATGCTGCTTGAAGGCCTTGTAGATGTTGATGAGGGTAAAGTGGTCTCCTTCTGGGTGCTGGAACTTCATGTGGCTGCGGTTTGCCTCTGCTTTCAGCTCCCCAGGAGGGTCAATGAAGCAAGATGGtactaaaaaacatgaaaccgtACATCACGACTGTGAATAAAAACTTAATTTGCTTCATATGTGCCGTGACtggtggctgggataggctccagcaacctgtgaccccaaaagggattaagtGATCTTAGAAAACTGAAGGATAAATGTGGTGTTTTTTGCAGAATGTCACCTGTTAACATGGCAGCAATGATGACCACCTCGCTGACGCAGTCGAACTCACAGGAGGCCAGCACGGTTTTAGCCATCTGCGGCTCCAGGGGGAACTCAGACATGATGATGCCCATCTCAGAGAGGTTGCCGTCATTGTCTAAAGCTGCTAGGTAGTCTAGTTCCTCCAGGGCCTGCATTAAACCTTCAGGatctgaggggaaaaaagggttttaaaccataaatcaaaaacagcatttcattTAACAAGAAGATAACCAAGAAACTCAAGCAGTGACCCATTGATGTGATCTGCATGAAACACCAGCCTGTTAGGACTTATGGAACGAATGGATTAGGATTTCTTTAATCCTCACCAACATCTGCCGTGCACCACGATGCAACATGACGGGGGTTATGATTTCGCTtgtaaaaaaacacttgtttttgctGAACATTGAAGGAAGACAAAGGCATAGTTCCAGTTTTCACCCGCTCAAGCATACTTTTAATCATCTAATGGGAGGCTCAATGTGTATTTGTGTTAGAGGGGGCATGCAAAGCTGTGCAAACAAAGGAACACACAAGGAGGTCAGCTCTGAAAGGATGCTAGCAGAACAAGAGCTGTCGGCTCGGTTGAAGCACGGCTGACTGcccttcaattaaaaaaaaaaaaagttcctgtcTGCCGGATCAAAAAGGGGGAGAAGATGCAACCCACATGAGAGTGAAAATTCAAAAACGACAGGAATTTTCAGGAATGATAAGTTTCATGAATCCCACCTGGTCTGTCTATGAAGTGACAGTGACCCATCCCAGAGATGTCCATCCTCTTGAGGAACAGCACAGTGGAGGCGATGTCAGACTCCACAATATGAGGGCGAACCTCTGCAGGAAGCTGTCTATCATTTggatacaaacaaaaacatttccctaCGGAACAGAACATCACACCTTAAAGTAAGGAATGGAGCCGGAAATGTAGCAGCCGCAGTTAAAGTGTTGGTTTGGTAACTTCTTCTCACCATCCGGGCCTGTCAACTGTTTGCGACTCTCTGCTTGACCTGCGCTGATCGGCTGGATAACGGCTGAGTTTGCCCTGATTCTGGGGTTGAAGACCTGGAGCACAATTAGAGAGAATTTTTTGGTGTATATTTACGCCAgagtaaacatttacaaaagtcAGAAATATTCCACAAACATGGGGTTGAGgaaattatgtaaaaatgtaaaaaatatattgatttatttacatataATTTTATATCTTACTATGTCAGGGTTTCTTTTAGTAGATAAAACTTCCCTATAATCTTTAAAAGTTTGTTTGAATCTATAAACCACACAACTTTTTATTGCAAATATCCAAAGTTATTGAAAGtctaaaatatgtatatatttaaaatatttatatatcttggactatattttaaaaatatatgagATTTACGTTTCTGCTCTCCTTTAAAATTTTGAAACTTTAAGTTCTGGACATCTTCGCATTTAACATTCCACAATTCCACACTTTCCCAGCATTTTATAAATCTGTTCCAGTATAAAAGGGAGACAAACGCACCCATCTTTTCTCCAGACCAGCATCAATAACAAATCTTATGGAACGAACAGCCCAGAAGAAGTCCTCATTCGGGCTGCTTGTGAGGATCACTCTCCGTGCCCGCTCTGTTTCCGGCAGACTCCCTGGTTGGCCGGGATGCATCACGATTGGAACCAACTCGCCCAGGTGGGGTGGTAAGCTGCGCCCTTCGTGACACAGGATGTCATGGGCCAGGTCTATTTCCTGGTGGAACAGAAGAGAAATAAGCTATTATGATTTGCAGTGGTTTCTGAATAAGATaactatttgtgttatttttctgcTCAGATGATTTGAATTTAGAAGTTTACAGTGAagattaaataataaataatatgcaACATTTCAAATGAACCCAGATTTAGTGTCaagaaaaaggttatttttccaGACAgacgtttttctttatttgattctGGTCATCAAATATGAAATTCTCAGTgacttttgtaaaaatatatattttgattCGGTTCTatgtgaaaatattaaaagtatCCCGTTGCTACCAAAAAACAGTTATTAAATACTTAATTTTCAAAGAATAACGCAGAACGATTGGTTGGGCCTCACACaatttcacctcaccaaatctgtcCCTCTTTAGATTTGGACTCCCCTGCACTAAGCCATGTTTAATgcagtatttttgtttatttgtgtattttttttttttacctgcgtTGTGACTAGAAACACAACCACATCGCCCCACTCCTCAGAGTGATGGATCTCCAGAACGAGACGCAGAGCTGAGCAGAAGTAGTTG encodes:
- the LOC101169310 gene encoding putative pre-mRNA-splicing factor ATP-dependent RNA helicase DHX32, translating into MEQDVASLGGEDYFAGNSPCCSDSEALSQGDKDSADILELNQFDGLPYSSRFYKLMEERKELPMWRAKSEFMDTLANQQFVAVSGFAKTGRSSQIPQWCAEFCLSVQFRHGMVVCTQIHSQQAVDLALRVADEMDVNVGHEVGYSIPLEKCCASETVLRFCTDNMLLREMMSDPLLERYGVVIVDQAHQRTVAADILLGLLKNITLLRPELRVVVMSAVEPTPKQLTHLSGSEVPVMRIETQGAGEVVYTSSGGNYFCSALRLVLEIHHSEEWGDVVVFLVTTQEIDLAHDILCHEGRSLPPHLGELVPIVMHPGQPGSLPETERARRVILTSSPNEDFFWAVRSIRFVIDAGLEKRWVFNPRIRANSAVIQPISAGQAESRKQLTGPDGKCFCLYPNDRQLPAEVRPHIVESDIASTVLFLKRMDISGMGHCHFIDRPDPEGLMQALEELDYLAALDNDGNLSEMGIIMSEFPLEPQMAKTVLASCEFDCVSEVVIIAAMLTVPSCFIDPPGELKAEANRSHMKFQHPEGDHFTLINIYKAFKQHQQDPYSNEEKWCQDFFLSHTALLMADALHAELTDTLKRIELPISVPAFGSRSNTLNVKTALLAGFFMQVARDVDGSGNYFILTNKHVAQIHPLSGYGAKSPKRGLPEWVLFHEHSFSEDNCLRTVTHITPEEFIQMTPQHFFHNLPPSESKDILQNLFHHAARRCREEKRPSQEERQQEQTSERCVLQ